The Anolis carolinensis isolate JA03-04 chromosome 2, rAnoCar3.1.pri, whole genome shotgun sequence genome contains the following window.
tgaaaagcagtggggatagtgagtctccctggaaaattcctcttctgatgttgacaagtccgtaGCTTTCATTTTCAACAAACTGAactgttttccagtgctccatcatattttcaataaaagtgccaacctttttacaaatcccgatggcatccaggcacttgatgatccagctgtgtgggagtgagtcaaaggccttgttgtagtcaatccacgtcacaTGGAGATTAgtttttttggcttttacagttctccagaatcattttgtcaattaataaccggtcttttgtgcccctgcttgtCTGTTCGTTGCCTTTCTATTCATCTAGCATGATGctcttttcttcaagatagtcttgaatccaggcagacaaagttttggaacacaacacatcagacctcacggttgtggaaaagaaaaatgttataaAAGGTGACAGTCggactgatgaaaaacaacaggaaaaactcaggcgttatcaggacctcaagatcgaactgcaaatgctctggcataaaccagtacaggtggtcccagtggtgccgtgccaaaagatctcagccagcatttggaaacaataaacattgacaaaattaccatctgtcaagtgcaaaaggccaccttactgggacctgtacgcatcatccgaaattacatcacacagtcctagacgcttgggaagtgttcgacttgtgattttgtgatacaaaatccagcatatagatcttgtttgctgtgtcagactatgtctttgtgtcaataataattcaTAAACATGAAAATGACAGGCATATTCATGTTTTGTTCCTCATATGGGTTTTCTGATGAGTACGTCGATGTGAACTCTGGCTGAACCTTTTCCCACACTCCATGCACTGATACGCTttttcccctgtgtgagtcctcaGGTGTAAATGGAGGTGCCCGCTTtccctgaagctctttccacattccgtgcATATATACGATTTCTCTCCCGTGTGAGTTTTTTGGTGGGTGTGTAGGTGTGCACTCTGAcagaagctctttccgcattctatgcatttgtagggtttctctcctgtgtgggttctttggtGTGAGCGCAGATTTCCACTCtggctgaagctcttcccacattccatacacgggtatggcttctcccccgtgtgagtTCGGAGATGTGCGAGCAGATGTCCGCTCCAGCTGAAGCTCTTACCGCACTCCATGCAACTATATGGTTTCTCTCCGGTGTGAGTTTTTACATGTGAGCGCAATGACTGGCTAGaagagaagctctttccacattctaagcATTTTTTCGGTTTTTCGTCTGTGTGGGTTACTTGATGGGAATTAAGATGTGAGCTCtggctgaagctcttcccacaatacatgcatttatatggtttctcctcTGTGTGGGTTTTTATATGTGACCGCAAGTTTGAGCTCTGACTGAAACACTTACCACACTCTATGCAaacatagggtttctcccccgtgtgagttctttgatgtgaacgtaaaaCGCTACTATGAGAGAAGCTCTTGCCACAGTCCAGGCACTTAtacggtttctcccctgtgtgtacTCTCTGGTGTGTAGAAAgctgtccactctgactgaaggcctttccacattccgtgcatctgaatggcttctcccctgtgtggatcctgtAGTGTGTATTGAACTCCCATTTGTCTCTGCATATTTTCCAACACAGAGAACACTGGAATAGTTTTGACCGCAAGTTCAGAAGTTCAGGGGGATAAGCACCCCGAGAAGCAACGTTCTTCCTATCCCTTGACCAATTTCCTTTCTGAGTTTTTGGTCTCCTCTGATTTCcaagtttttctttttccatgtcaaGCTTGGTTATGTCACAGGATCTCACCATTGGCTCCTGATAGGTCTCACTCTCCAGcttgtcttcttgaggaaaaagagaaagatctGATTAGTAACAATCCCTTCTTTACcaccaagacccccccccccccccaagcactcACACACtttcctcgggtgagaagggcggggtataaatgttgcaaataaataaataaataaataataagcctTGGTGAAATAAACATTCCCTTTGGAGCACGCTATTATCACAGCAAATAGCATCTGTTTGGATCAATTGCCCTATTTACTAGGAAGAAGAACCAGACCCCTTTCCTTCCAGGTGACGGAGTAACAGAatccatttacagtagagttctggttatcccacttccgcttatccaacacactGTATTATCTGATGTGCCGGCGTCTCACCCCTTCCGGCGGGTGCCCAGCACTTGCAGAGGCCTGCTGTAtattgctgtttttctaggcagcaacacacagggGCTTctccaagccgggtgcttgccaggagggaggAGATGCAGCTGgtgcagacttttccctcccagcaagcacccaGTACTAAAAGAGGCCccctgcacattgctgcctagaaaaacagctgtttttctaggcagcagtggGCCTCTCCAAGCCGGGTGCTCGATGGGATGGAAAAGCCTCCTCCCTCTCGGCCAAGCACCGGGCTTGGAGAGGCCCGCTGCGGGTTGCTGTCTAGAAAAACAGGAACGCACAGTGGGCCTCTGCAAGCCcggtgcttgccaggagggacgAGAAGCGACCAgtgcagacttttccctcccggcaagcacccagtgcttggagaggcccgctgtgcattgctgcctagaaaaacagctgtttttctaggcagcagcggGCCTCTTCAAGCTGGGTGCTTGTtgggagggaaaagtctcctcCCTTCCAGCTAAGCATCCGGCTTGCCAGGAAGGATAAAAGGGCCtcactattatccaacagtttcagttatccaacatttggcctgcccgtttatgtcggatatcCGGAACTCTATATAAAAttattagcttggggacccaacgatgcctgggttatttgaaaaaggcatgattCATTTTTGGATGTTAGATATTCTCAGTTtagtgcgggtgaactacaattcccagaatcgtgggtcaatcctccctgttgggtctgtgtgccaagtttggtccagatacgttGCCATCTGGCTGTAGTGCTCTCtgaattgtttgggttcatagtgcactctggatgtaggtgaactacaactcctataaatcccccccaagacctccaatattttttattggtcatgggggttctgtgtgccaaattagttccaggGCCATCactggtggggtccagagtgctctttgattgtaggtgaactataaataccaGTGCCTACAACAGCtgtaagtttggcccagatacGACATCTGGCTGTAGTGCTCTCTgggtttgggttcatagtgtgttctgggtgtaggtgaactacaactcctataaatccccccAAACGTCTCCAGCGTTTttctttggtcatgggggttctgtgtgcccaatgtggtccaggtccatggtcagtgggggtcacagtgttctgacttgatgcagggtgaactacaacttccatcatgtggagtcaatcccccaaactcctccagtatgtttagctgctgctcagttctgctctgttatgcagacagagttgaaaagagtaggaaagggttaagggagaagcagtgggcagggtcatgcaaattccacagcaatggagagatAAAGGtatcctgggatgcctgcctgtggtggaggaaacactaacatctaggatgaaatggtccccgaatgaaagcattccttgggtggtgggccgtaatgtttggggaggacattggtagggtttgggctacatgttcatggcggtcactataacctgcaatgtcagtggaaggagggccattggtgtctcagGGGGAActagagctgtttgtggaggtgggaggctgtctgtgtaagtggacacatctgccacatacacacatacacatttttaacttttattatgtgtatagatatagaaaGAACCTTTTAGGAAGGAAAGGCCTGACGAACTATATCGAACAAAGTCTCACAGAAATTGATGTATAAGTAACATCAAAAGTATAAGAACAATCAAAAGCCATTGTTGTAACCACCAAGCATCTGTTACTGAAACCATCATGCTGTCGCTTACATACCTCACCAGTGACAAATAAACAGACAGTTATTGTTTCACCTTATtcaatgtctctctctctcaaatcccAACAATAATAAAAGTAAGGCTCCTGAACACATGAACAGTGGGATATTTGGAATAAACCCTTATCCTCTATATATTTTGGAGGCACAGGATAAGCACAGGACATTGGCCTTTCAGGAGCAACCCAAAGAAGACAAAAGGAATCCTTACCCAGAGAAGCCATGCTCCCGTCATCCTCCATCCTGACTTCCTTATAGGGTGACCCTATTCCTTCTCTGCAAGTTTCACAGACACCTTCGGAAAGGTCACAAGATGCTGAAAGACGTAAAGattaagtaaatgggttcctaGTTACACACCAAACTACATACCCTCAAGTACAATGATATGCACTGGTCAATGGTCAATAAAcaggtatctatatatataaaagagggatggcatcagggcagcggacaaaacaacaaaactacaggccccccaaccttgaaatttgacaacacaacccatcattcacgcctctaggttgatacaacaaaaagaaaagaaaaataaagtcctaattacagggagaggaataatagttttaatccaattgctgccagttagaaggataagctccgcccacttggtctcctagcaacctactcagctcaggggacaggcacagttaggcctcacttaggcctcttccacagattatcagattttaactggattatatggcagtgtagactcaaggcccttccacacaactatataacccatttagaatcttatattatctgctttgaactggattatcttgactccacactgccatataatccacttcagtgtgcatactaaacataaagacaaccatacaacagacattcagtaccaccactacct
Protein-coding sequences here:
- the LOC103277555 gene encoding zinc finger protein 239 isoform X2 produces the protein MEDDGSMASLDKLESETYQEPMVRSCDITKLDMEKEKLGNQRRPKTQKGNWSRDRKNVASRGAYPPELLNLRSKLFQCSLCWKICRDKWEFNTHYRIHTGEKPFRCTECGKAFSQSGQLSTHQRVHTGEKPYKCLDCGKSFSHSSVLRSHQRTHTGEKPYVCIECGKCFSQSSNLRSHIKTHTEEKPYKCMYCGKSFSQSSHLNSHQVTHTDEKPKKCLECGKSFSSSQSLRSHVKTHTGEKPYSCMECGKSFSWSGHLLAHLRTHTGEKPYPCMECGKSFSQSGNLRSHQRTHTGEKPYKCIECGKSFCQSAHLHTHQKTHTGEKSYICTECGKSFRESGHLHLHLRTHTGEKAYQCMECGKRFSQSSHRRTHQKTHMRNKT
- the LOC103277555 gene encoding zinc finger protein 239 isoform X1 — protein: MEDDGSMASLEDKLESETYQEPMVRSCDITKLDMEKEKLGNQRRPKTQKGNWSRDRKNVASRGAYPPELLNLRSKLFQCSLCWKICRDKWEFNTHYRIHTGEKPFRCTECGKAFSQSGQLSTHQRVHTGEKPYKCLDCGKSFSHSSVLRSHQRTHTGEKPYVCIECGKCFSQSSNLRSHIKTHTEEKPYKCMYCGKSFSQSSHLNSHQVTHTDEKPKKCLECGKSFSSSQSLRSHVKTHTGEKPYSCMECGKSFSWSGHLLAHLRTHTGEKPYPCMECGKSFSQSGNLRSHQRTHTGEKPYKCIECGKSFCQSAHLHTHQKTHTGEKSYICTECGKSFRESGHLHLHLRTHTGEKAYQCMECGKRFSQSSHRRTHQKTHMRNKT